In the Brienomyrus brachyistius isolate T26 chromosome 20, BBRACH_0.4, whole genome shotgun sequence genome, one interval contains:
- the LOC125715511 gene encoding arrestin domain-containing protein 3-like, with the protein MWSPVTRITVEYEAVNEEGSFSCGDELSGRVLLLLSKDTKIKDIWVKASGQASVHWSEGSGDDQRTYSATEKYFKLKQQVAGPEKGKKIVLAAGSHVFPFTFQIPQGNMPSSFKGAHGKVEYKLEAKLSRSWRLPSNAASEFTFVSKPEMSLAQLMSPQQGNVTKKMKVFTSGNVTISVNMEQMAYWPAEGSKVTVDIQNNSSRDLAPKVAVDQVQSFFAEGSRNISSHRVLKHVGEPIPANTQQTLTLVLKLPPNLPASIPNCGIIRVEYFVKVYLDVPLAIDPEVKLPLVILPAELSTGAFPYQTAPGAAPFPTAPGGFPYKPLPGADAPLTAPGGFPYQPSPGAVPLITVPGGFPYQPSPGAVPLITAPGGFPYQPSPGAAPPITAPGGFPYQPAPGAAPPITAPGGFPYQPAPGAAPPIIAPGGFPYQPPQGEPYTFLSYSSPDAPPPYDILGQHSPQSFPGAPPSYSDAIKCQPPTAPGCSLPQMPQGAYPLRGALNAPQDAFKSFPSSHDSSGKGPI; encoded by the exons ATGTGGAGTCCCGTAACACGCATTACGGTGGAATATGAGGCGGTGAATGAGGAGGGCAGCTTCTCCTGCGGGGACGAGCTGTCCGGCCGCGTCCTGCTGCTCCTGTCCAAAGACACCAAGATAAAGGACATCTGGGTGAAAGCGAGCGGACAGGCTTCGGTACATTGGAGCGAGGGCTCCGGCGATGACCAGAGAACCTACAGTGCCACTGAGAAGTACTTCAAGCTCAAGCAGCAGGTTGCTGGTCCGGAGAAGGGTAAAA AGATTGTCCTTGCCGCTGGGAGCCATGTTTTCCCGTTTACATTTCAGATTCCCCAAGG GAACATGCCATCTTCCTTTAAAGGAGCTCATGGAAAAGTGGAGTACAAGCTGGAAGCAAAGCTGAGCAGGTCTTGGAGGTTACCGAGTAATGCAGCCTCCGAGTTCACCTTTGTTTCGAAGCCAGAGATGAGCTTGGCTCAGCTGATG TCACCCCAGCAGGGCAATGTCACGAAGAAGATGAAGGTTTTTACCTCTGGAAATGTCACCATCAGCGTGAATATGGAGCAGATGGCTTATTGGCCAG CTGAAGGATCAAAGGTCACAGTGGATATTCAGAACAACTCTTCTCGTGACCTCGCGCCCAAGGTCGCCGTGGACCAAGTCCAGAGTTTTTTTGCTGAAGGAAGCCGAAACATCTCTTCACATCGCGTCCTGAAGCATGTGGGGGAGCCCATTCCTGCAAACACACAGCAGACGCTGACTCTCGTGCTGAAGCTCCCCCCAAATCTGCCGGCCTCCATACCCAACTGCGGAATCATCAGAGTGGAGTATTTCGTCAAG GTTTACTTGGATGTTCCCCTTGCTATAGACCCAGAGGTCAAGTTACCGTTGGTCATCCTTCCAGCTGAACTGAGCACAGGAGCATTTCCGTACCAAACTGCCCCTGGGGCTGCTCCATTTCCAACTGCCCCTGGAGGATTTCCATATAAACCCCTCCCAGGTGCTGATGCACCACTAACTGCCCCGGGAGGATTTCCTTATCAACCTTCCCCAGGTGCTGTTCCACTCATAACTGTCCCAGGAGGATTTCCTTATCAACCTTCCCCAGGTGCTGTTCCACTCATAACTGCCCCAGGAGGATTTCCTTATCAACCTTCCCCAG GTGCTGCTCCACCCATAACTGCCCCAGGAGGATTTCCTTATCAACCTGCCCCAGGTGCTGCTCCACCCATAACTGCCCCGGGAGGATTTCCTTATCAACCTGCCCCAGGTGCTGCTCCACCCATAATTGCCCCAGGAGGATTTCCATatcagcctccccaaggggaaccttaTACATTTCTATCCTATTCTAGTCCAGATGCACCACCACCTTATGATATTTTGGGTCAGCATTCACCCCAGTCTTTTCCAGGTGCCCCTCCATCCTACAGTGACGCAATTAAATGTCAGCCCCCAACTGCCCCAGGTTGCTCTCTACCCCAAATGCCCCAGGGTGCATATCCACTTCGAGGAGCCCTGAATGCTCCCCAGGATGCATTCAAAAGCTTCCCATCCTCACATGATTCTTCAGGAAAAGGACCAATCTAA
- the LOC125715513 gene encoding arrestin domain-containing protein 3-like, with the protein MASSLKSISITYDAINENNTFTGGDVVSGRVAVVLAKESKIKTLLVKARGKGKVQWIETHDQNTLYQAKEKYLKLDDIIISGQKGKEVVLAAGSHVFPFTFQIPQGNMPSSFKGAHGKVEYKLEAKLSRCWRIPSKSVSMFTFVSKPEMSVAQLMSPQCDMVRKDFFLSGSVSMNATVSRMGYMQGERLKVTVEIDNSSSHKLVPRFSVSQKQSFFAGGLRTSQKEVVLKEAGKPIASRTWQTLTQELSIPHDLPVSILNCRILRVEYKLQVLLGVPWGRSPEIKFPLVVFPAESLRDSMPPSDVPEPWWAVGHKNQEPSQPASGPPAPHAAPGESAAGAATLYVCPPPSALWPCLSPPPPYSAVSRLSPQSHPAAPPPYSALEQYVAQTHPGMPPLYPALGQLPARATPGANTVGNSPRDRGEEASH; encoded by the exons ATGGCATCTTCCCTGAAAAGCATTTCAATCACTTACGATGCAATAAACGAGAATAACACCTTCACCGGCGGAGACGTGGTCTCGGGGCGTGTTGCTGTAGTGCTCGCCAAGGAATCAAAGATCAAGACGCTCTTGGTGAAAGCCAGGGGGAAAGGTAAGGTCCAGTGGATTGAGACCCATGACCAGAACACACTGTACCAGGCCAAGGAGAAATACCTCAAGCTGGATGACATCATCATTAGTGGCCAGAAGGGAAAAG AGGTTGTCCTTGCCGCTGGGAGCCATGTATTCCCGTTTACATTTCAGATTCCCCAAGG GAACATGCCATCTTCCTTTAAAGGAGCTCATGGAAAAGTGGAGTACAAGCTGGAAGCAAAGCTTAGCAGGTGTTGGAGGATCCCAAGTAAATCAGTGTCCATGTTCACCTTTGTATCGAAGCCAGAGATGAGTGTGGCTCAGCTGATG TCTCCCCAGTGCGACATGGTCAGGAAGGATTTTTTCCTCTCTGGGAGTGTTTCCATGAACGCCACCGTGAGCCGGATGGGTTACATGCAAG GTGAAAGGTTAAAGGTGACAGTGGAAATCGACAACAGCTCCTCCCATAAACTGGTGCCCAGGTTCTCAGTGAGTCAGAAGCAGAGCTTCTTTGCTGGCGGGTTGAGAACCTCTCAGAAGGAGGTGGTCCTGAAGGAGGCTGGAAAGCCCATTGCCTCCAGAACGTGGCAGACCCTGACCCAGGAGCTGAGCATCCCTCACGACCTGCCTGTGTCCATCCTGAACTGCAGGATCCTCAGAGTGGAGTACAAGCTGCAG GTCTTGCTGGGTGTTCCTTGGGGCAGAAGCCCAGAGATCAAATTCCCTTTGGTAGTTTTTCCCGCTGAATCTCTCCGTGATTCGATGCCCCCTTCCGACGTACCTGAACCATGGTGGGCAGTTGGCCACAAAAATCAGGAACCTTCCCAGCCTGCCTCTGGGCCGCCGGCGCCTCACGCTGCCCCTGGCGAATCTGCAGCAGGTGCTGCTACCCTCTACGTCTGTCCTCCCCCATCTGCACTCTGGCCCTGTctgtcaccaccccccccctatTCTGCCGTAAGCCGCTTGTCCCCCCAATCTCACCCAGCAGCACCTCCACCATATTCTGCTCTGGAACAGTATGTAGCTCAAACTCACCCTGGAATGCCCCCCCTCTACCCTGCACTGGGGCAGCTGCCAGCCCGAGCTACCCCAGGTGCAAACACTGTGGGCAATTCCCCGCGAGACCGTGGAGAGGAAGCCTCCCACTAG
- the si:ch73-127m5.1 gene encoding neurotrypsin, whose amino-acid sequence MCSRTDAMVPGTFLALILACSSGLRVRAEVIAEDSYLNTLRSTAPLSCSEGFTELGYYNGSVSQTDSGLPCLRWTEFPDYVQQYPGRGLGDHSYCRNPDRESNPWCFFRQSSGAIGWAYCDCHQGAARLVGSSSPRSGRLEVYLNGQWGAVCDTHLTDRDASVVCSQLGLGDIGTALQHSYFGPGTGLFHYERLGCRGNENSLLECRSRKFVTGDCNHGNEASVVCAPPEGNGAPLRLVGGLEEFEGRVEVYYNGRWGTVCDDKWDDVDAEVVCRQLGLGGIPKAWSWAHFGQGSGPILLDAVQCSGNELSLDECAHGGWEQHNCDHMEDAGVSCSPYTDGVVRLVGADSPWEGRLEVFHAGDWGTVCSRNWTSLQAQVVCRQLGFRGRAEVAPDGTFGEGAGLILLDGVRCTGTELSLLDCEHGAWGRHDCEHAQDVGVHCEDGAETNHIPAGPPIAGPPIRLVGGRSRKEGRVEVLVDGQWGVVCEDGWSDRTAQVVCRQLGFGGVSKARPGEYFREESRAVRWGRVRCSGREAALGDCPVRGHGVLDCRSSGPGVTCDYTPGPEDDGAGEGRQSCGLRPQILHRGKRTEVEEESLESLSESWPWQVFLWPASQPTGGHPLCIATLIDPCWALTAAHCFKRFGRDPSSYVLQLGGSGPRARSLTPERIIIHEKYRSAPAQGWEYDIALLKLPGAEGRCVTFDLRTNAACLPTAWMQARHQRPAACVITGRAASDSGRPSSVPQSWAPLLPAWKCKDRYGDRYSSRMLCVGSLPAGRRAEGCHTDDGGPLVCHDEGGRWILTGVVSWGRGCADPVFPGVYTPVARFLHWIEQVTGHPAEI is encoded by the exons ATGTGCAGCCGGACGGACGCGATGGTTCCGGGCACCTTCTTGGCGCTGATCCTGGCGTGCAGCTCCGGGCTGCGGGTCCGAGCGGAG GTGATCGCTGAAGACAGCTACTTAAACACACTGCGGAGCACAG CCCCGCTATCCTGCTCCGAGGGCTTCACCGAGCTCGGCTACTACAACGGCTCCGTGTCACAGACGGACTCCGGGCTGCCCTGCCTGCGCTGGACCGAGTTCCCTGACTACGTGCAGCAGTACCCAGGCCGGGGGCTGGGCGACCACAGCTACTGCCGGAACCCGGACCGCGAGTCCAACCCCTGGTGCTTTTTCCGGCAGAGCTCGGGCGCCATCGGCTGGGCTTACTGTGACTGCCACCAGG GTGCAGCCCGGCTGGTAGGCAGCTCCTCCCCCCGGAGTGGGCGTCTGGAGGTGTACCTGAATGGCCAGTGGGGGGCGGTGTGCGACACCCACCTGACGGACCGCGACGCCAGCGTTGTCTGCAGCCAGCTGGGCTTGGG AGACATCGGCACGGCGCTCCAGCACTCCTATTTCGGGCCTGGCACTGGGCTCTTCCACTATGAGAGACTGGGCTGCCGTGGTAATGAGAACTCTCTGCTGGAGTGCCGGAGCAGGAAGTTTGTCACGGGAGACTGTAACCATGGGAACGAGGCCAGCGTGGTGTGTGCCCCTCCTGAAG GTAACGGCGCCCCCCTGAGGCTGGTGGGAGGTCTGGAGGAATTCGAGGGCCGTGTGGAGGTATATTACAACGGCAGGTGGGGCACCGTCTGCGATGACAAGTGGGACGACGTCGACGCAGAGGTGGTGTGCAGGCAGCTTGGGCTGGG GGGCATCCCAAAGGCCTGGTCCTGGGCCCACTTTGGCCAGGGTTCAGGCCCCATCCTGCTGGATGCGGTACAGTGCTCCGGGAACGAACTTTCACTGGATGAGTGTGCCCATGGCGGCTGGGAGCAGCACAACTGCGACCACATGGAGGACGCGGGGGTGTCCTGCAGCCCCTACACCG ATGGGGTGGTGCGGCTGGTGGGGGCTGATAGCCCCTGGGAGGGCCGCCTTGAGGTGTTCCACGCCGGGGACTGGGGCACCGTCTGCAGCCGCAACTGGACCAGCCTCCAGGCCCAGGTCGTGTGCCGGCAGCTGGGCTTCAG GGGGCGGGCTGAGGTGGCCCCAGATGGCACATTCGGCGAGGGTGCGGGTCTGATCCTGCTGGACGGTGTGCGCTGCACGGGCACCGAGCTCTCCCTGCTGGACTGCGAGCATGGCGCGTGGGGCCGGCACGACTGCGAGCACGCCCAGGATGTGGGGGTGCACTGTGAGGACGGAGCCGAAACCAATCATATCCCGGCCGGCCCACCAATCGCAG GCCCTCCGATCCGCCTGGTGGGCGGAAGGAGCCGGAAGGAGGGTCGTGTGGAGGTACTAGTGGACGGTCAGTGGGGCGTTGTGTGTGAAGACGGCTGGAGCGATCGCACCGCGCAGGTCGTCTGCCGGCAGCTGGGCTTCGG CGGTGTCTCCAAGGCACGCCCTGGGGAGTACTTCAGAGAGGAGAGCAGGGCAGTGCGCTGGGGCCGTGTACGCTGCTCGGGGCGAGAGGCCGCGCTGGGAGACTGCCCCGTCAGAGGGCACGGTGTCCTCGACTGCAGGAGCAGCGGGCCAGGTGTGACCTGCGATTACACACCGGGGCCCGAAGACGACGGTGCTGGGGAGGGCCGACAGTCATGTGGCCTGAGGCCTCAGATCCTACACCGTGGGAAGAGGACCGAGGTAGAGGAGGAATCCCTGGAGTCTCTGAG CGAGTCGTGGCCCTGGCAGGTCTTCCTCTGGCCGGCCTCCCAGCCCACAGGGGGCCACCCACTCTGCATCGCCACTCTCATAGATCCCTGCTGGGCTCTGACTGCAGCGCACTGTTTCAAGAG GTTTGGCAGGGACCCGTCCAGCTACGTGCTGCAGCTGGGTGGCTCCGGCCCCAGGGCCCGCAGCCTGACCCCTGAGCGCATCATCATCCACGAAAAGTACCGGAGCGCCCCCGCTCAGGGCTGGGAATATGACATCGCCCTTCTGAAGCTGCCGGGGGCGGAGGGCAGATGCGTGACGTTCGACCTCCGCACAAACGCGGCCTGCCTGCCCACCGCCTGGATGCAGGCCAGGCACCAGCGGCCAGCGGCCTGTGTCATCACGGGCCGGGCTGCCTCAG ACTCGGGACGCCCCAGCAGCGTCCCCCAATCTTGGGCGCCGCTCCTGCCAGCGTGGAAGTGCAAGGATCGCTATGGCGACCGTTACTCCAGCCGCATGCTATGTGTGGGCAGCCTGCCAGCCGGCCGGCGGGCGGAGGGCTGCCACACCGACGATGGCGGGCCCCTGGTGTGCCACGACGAAGGCGGGCGCTGGATTCTCACAGGGGTCGTCTCTTGGGGCCGCGGCTGTGCCGATCCGGTCTTTCCGGGGGTGTACACACCTGTAGCCCGCTTCCTGCACTGGATCGAGCAGGTCACAGGCCACCCTGCAGAGATCTGA